From Enhydrobacter sp., the proteins below share one genomic window:
- the gcvT gene encoding glycine cleavage system aminomethyltransferase GcvT, whose amino-acid sequence MRPNLSGLRTEGVANGAVLASANATLTETVLSDPADGPLKRTPLYELHRELGARIVPFAGYEMPVQYPTGILAEHAHTRTAAGLFDVSHMGRVRLTARPGHDAARALETLVPGDIAGLQAGQQRYTQFTDAEGNILDDLMVTSTGDHLFVVCNASCKDADLAHMQKHLGDEVEVEANFARGLLALQGPKAVDALARLAPAAAGLVFMTGTFVTIDGAQCYVTRSGYTGGDGFEISTPGDRTDAIARKLLAQPEVKPIGLGARDSLRLEAGLCLYGHDIDTTTTPVEAGLLWSIGKDRRAGGARAGGFPGAAIVLKQIADGPPRKRVGLLPEGKAIAREGAEIAIDGKVVGKVTSGGFSPTLGRAVAMGYVARAHAVNGTKVGLLVRGKPVPAEIVPMPFVKHAYYRG is encoded by the coding sequence ATGCGGCCGAATCTTTCAGGTCTCCGGACAGAGGGGGTCGCGAACGGCGCAGTCCTTGCGTCGGCGAACGCGACTCTTACGGAGACTGTCTTGAGCGATCCAGCCGACGGCCCCCTCAAGCGCACGCCGCTCTACGAGCTTCACCGCGAACTCGGGGCGCGCATCGTGCCCTTCGCCGGCTACGAGATGCCGGTGCAGTACCCGACCGGCATCCTGGCCGAGCACGCCCACACGCGCACCGCCGCCGGCCTCTTCGACGTCTCGCACATGGGCCGCGTGCGCTTGACCGCCCGGCCGGGCCACGATGCGGCGCGGGCACTCGAGACCCTCGTGCCCGGCGACATCGCGGGCCTGCAGGCCGGCCAGCAGCGCTACACCCAGTTCACCGACGCCGAGGGCAACATCCTCGACGACCTGATGGTGACGTCGACCGGCGACCATCTGTTCGTCGTCTGCAACGCCTCGTGCAAGGACGCCGACCTCGCGCACATGCAGAAGCACCTGGGCGACGAGGTCGAGGTCGAAGCGAACTTCGCCCGCGGCCTGCTCGCGCTGCAGGGGCCGAAAGCGGTCGATGCCCTGGCGCGCCTGGCGCCCGCCGCCGCCGGACTCGTCTTCATGACCGGCACCTTCGTCACCATCGACGGCGCGCAATGCTACGTCACGCGCTCGGGCTACACCGGCGGCGACGGCTTCGAGATCTCGACGCCGGGCGATCGGACCGACGCCATCGCGCGCAAGCTGCTCGCCCAGCCGGAGGTCAAGCCGATCGGCCTCGGCGCGCGCGATTCGCTGCGCCTCGAGGCCGGCCTCTGCCTCTACGGCCATGACATCGACACGACGACGACGCCGGTCGAGGCGGGGCTGCTGTGGAGCATCGGCAAGGACCGCCGCGCCGGCGGTGCGCGGGCCGGCGGCTTTCCCGGCGCCGCCATCGTCCTGAAGCAGATCGCCGACGGTCCGCCGCGCAAGCGGGTCGGCCTGCTGCCCGAGGGCAAGGCCATCGCGCGCGAGGGCGCCGAGATCGCCATCGACGGCAAGGTCGTCGGCAAGGTGACCTCGGGCGGCTTCTCGCCGACCCTCGGCCGCGCCGTCGCCATGGGCTATGTCGCGCGCGCCCATGCGGTCAACGGCACCAAGGTCGGGCTGCTGGTGCGCGGCAAGCCGGTGCCGGCCGAGATCGTGCCGATGCCTTTCGTCAAACACGCCTACTACCGCGGATAG